The proteins below are encoded in one region of Syntrophotalea carbinolica DSM 2380:
- a CDS encoding cytochrome c3 family protein → MSDTVPKNSRPWLKRLFSLALLCYFILFALLIAAAGLWRGAFAGPRQQPVAFPHTVHAGKLGLACDFCHDGVKQGSNAGAPALSLCLSCHRSIATERPEIKKLLDYERRKEAIRWERLHNLPPFIHFTHQRHIQADLPCTTCHGAVEQMSEVRRVRSLKMGWCVSCHRSRGVSRDCATCHR, encoded by the coding sequence ATGAGCGACACGGTTCCCAAAAATTCCAGGCCATGGCTCAAGAGACTGTTTAGCCTGGCATTGCTATGCTATTTCATCTTGTTCGCACTGTTGATCGCAGCAGCGGGGCTTTGGAGGGGAGCTTTTGCCGGCCCCCGACAGCAACCTGTCGCATTTCCCCACACGGTTCACGCCGGCAAGCTTGGTCTGGCCTGTGATTTCTGCCACGACGGAGTAAAACAGGGGAGCAACGCCGGGGCACCGGCCCTGTCGCTATGCCTTTCCTGCCATCGTTCCATCGCAACCGAGCGCCCCGAAATCAAAAAACTGCTGGACTATGAACGCCGCAAGGAAGCCATTCGCTGGGAGCGGTTGCACAACCTGCCGCCGTTTATTCACTTCACACATCAGCGCCATATTCAGGCCGATCTACCCTGCACCACCTGCCACGGCGCTGTTGAACAGATGTCCGAAGTGCGCCGGGTGCGCTCGTTGAAAATGGGATGGTGCGTATCCTGCCATCGTTCCAGGGGAGTTTCACGCGACTGCGCAACCTGCCATAGATAG